A DNA window from Niabella yanshanensis contains the following coding sequences:
- a CDS encoding VOC family protein encodes MALINPHINFNGNAEEAFTFYQSVFGGEFTRIVRMKDIAGADVPVATEDENKIMHIALPIGKNNTLMGNDVPSFLGKVNENENRSKISISADSKEEADLLFNGLSAGGQVEFPIGDSPWGSYFGMFRDKYGIEWMVDFAAQ; translated from the coding sequence ATGGCACTCATTAATCCACATATCAACTTCAACGGAAATGCAGAAGAAGCATTTACCTTTTACCAATCGGTATTTGGCGGCGAATTCACAAGGATCGTACGTATGAAAGATATAGCAGGCGCGGACGTTCCGGTAGCCACGGAAGACGAAAATAAGATCATGCATATTGCCTTACCCATTGGCAAGAACAATACGCTGATGGGAAATGATGTTCCCTCGTTTTTGGGAAAAGTAAACGAAAACGAAAATAGGAGTAAGATCTCCATTAGCGCCGACAGTAAAGAAGAGGCGGACCTGTTATTTAACGGGCTTTCGGCAGGCGGACAAGTGGAGTTTCCTATTGGCGACAGTCCATGGGGCTCTTATTTTGGCATGTTTAGGGATAAATATGGCATTGAGTGGATGGTAGACTTTGCTGCACAATAA
- a CDS encoding GNAT family N-acetyltransferase, with translation MEAGINLKLRPTTVADLEHLFLFQTDPEAIYLAAFTPKDPTDKAAYITKYKKILADPTTNNHTVLLDSNIIGSVAKFVMEGHAEITYWLDQQFWAQGIATQALKKFLEEELTRPIYGRVAFDNFGSQKVLEKCGFVKVGSDKGFANARQTEIEEYIYKLS, from the coding sequence ATGGAAGCTGGTATAAACCTAAAACTCAGGCCCACCACCGTTGCCGACTTGGAGCATTTGTTTTTGTTTCAAACAGATCCCGAGGCTATTTACTTAGCTGCCTTTACGCCTAAAGATCCAACGGATAAAGCTGCCTATATAACCAAATATAAAAAGATATTAGCCGACCCCACTACCAATAATCATACAGTTTTATTGGATAGTAACATTATAGGGAGTGTTGCTAAATTTGTGATGGAAGGCCATGCAGAAATCACTTATTGGTTAGACCAGCAATTTTGGGCGCAGGGCATTGCGACCCAGGCACTGAAAAAGTTTTTGGAAGAAGAGTTAACAAGGCCCATTTATGGACGGGTAGCGTTTGACAATTTTGGTTCTCAAAAGGTTTTAGAAAAATGTGGGTTTGTTAAAGTGGGCTCTGATAAAGGTTTTGCAAACGCCCGTCAAACAGAAATAGAAGAGTATATTTATAAGCTATCCTGA
- a CDS encoding SMI1/KNR4 family protein: MPFPLDVKYIVETEEELEVFFPEHFKAKMIKENGGPLATQYDYWHLYPFFDQSNHKRISRTCNHIGLETRLARNWRNFPADAIAIASNGSGDHLVLLPISKLNKQLSDAIFTWYHETGKTEKVAERIDELLDK; the protein is encoded by the coding sequence ATGCCGTTTCCACTAGACGTCAAATATATTGTTGAAACAGAAGAGGAACTGGAGGTCTTTTTCCCCGAACATTTTAAAGCCAAAATGATCAAAGAAAACGGCGGACCATTAGCCACCCAATACGATTACTGGCACCTTTATCCATTCTTCGACCAATCCAATCATAAAAGAATCAGCAGAACCTGTAATCATATTGGTTTGGAAACCAGGCTGGCCAGAAACTGGCGCAATTTCCCGGCTGACGCAATAGCGATTGCATCCAACGGAAGCGGCGATCATTTGGTATTGTTACCCATAAGTAAACTTAATAAACAACTAAGTGATGCCATTTTTACCTGGTATCACGAGACGGGCAAAACGGAAAAAGTGGCTGAAAGAATTGATGAATTGTTGGATAAATAA
- a CDS encoding type 1 glutamine amidotransferase domain-containing protein, translated as MSKKIAILATHGFEESELKSPKEHLEQQGWITHIVSLEPGTIKAWADKDWGQEYIVDVIVDQVSADDYDALVIPGGVLNPDKLRVNDAAVSFVQAFFGQGKPVAAICHGPQVLINAGVVEGRRMTSVKAISLDLINAGADWVDEEVIVDEGLVTSRTPEDLPAFNKKMVEEISEGVHA; from the coding sequence ATGAGCAAGAAAATAGCTATTTTAGCCACCCATGGATTTGAAGAAAGTGAATTGAAATCGCCCAAAGAACATTTGGAACAACAGGGCTGGATCACTCATATTGTAAGCCTGGAACCAGGTACTATCAAAGCCTGGGCCGATAAAGACTGGGGGCAGGAATATATTGTAGATGTAATTGTCGACCAGGTATCAGCCGATGATTATGATGCTTTGGTAATACCCGGCGGTGTGCTAAACCCCGATAAGTTAAGGGTAAACGATGCGGCTGTTAGTTTTGTACAAGCCTTCTTCGGACAAGGTAAGCCCGTAGCAGCTATTTGCCATGGTCCGCAGGTATTGATCAACGCGGGCGTGGTAGAAGGCCGCCGCATGACCTCGGTAAAAGCCATTAGCCTCGATTTAATTAATGCCGGCGCCGATTGGGTAGATGAAGAAGTAATTGTAGATGAAGGATTAGTCACCAGCCGCACACCGGAAGACCTGCCTGCCTTTAATAAGAAGATGGTGGAGGAGATTAGTGAAGGCGTGCATGCCTGA